One region of Bacillus zhangzhouensis genomic DNA includes:
- a CDS encoding MarR family transcriptional regulator, which produces MEQKKIAQLIQRYADVYLMMEKKVSSMITEKLDKELTLDQYFSLRYINLHPGCTSTDLANVCNVNKSAVTSMTNRLFTKNYIFREHDQADRRNVHLYVTPEGKDVVSRMEKQLQDLVRSYFEKLEEKEIESFIQTYEKIYQVIIEEEAQSINESNHKG; this is translated from the coding sequence ATGGAACAAAAGAAAATTGCTCAGCTCATCCAGAGGTATGCTGATGTCTATCTCATGATGGAGAAAAAAGTATCGAGTATGATCACAGAAAAGCTTGATAAAGAGCTGACGCTTGATCAATATTTCTCGCTTCGATACATCAATTTACATCCAGGGTGTACATCAACGGACCTGGCTAATGTATGTAATGTCAACAAAAGTGCTGTAACCTCCATGACCAACCGTCTGTTTACGAAAAACTATATTTTTCGTGAACATGATCAAGCTGACAGGAGGAATGTTCACCTATACGTCACGCCAGAGGGCAAAGATGTGGTCAGCCGAATGGAAAAGCAGCTTCAAGACCTAGTTCGATCTTATTTTGAAAAGCTTGAAGAAAAAGAAATAGAATCATTTATTCAAACATATGAAAAAATCTATCAAGTGATCATCGAAGAGGAGGCACAAAGTATAAATGAGAGCAATCATAAAGGGTAG
- a CDS encoding MMPL family transporter yields MRAIIKGRWLITILWVVLATVLLITAPNMAQLTKEKGQISVPDGYPSSYANQLLTKMSENGDTEKSIVIVFQEKNIVKERETSLKKAMDILEKDQDLHIEDITSYFEANKDIKKQMLSKDQTTLLVPVTYDSNKIKASDFKERVNEKLKSLHLKFEMTGQPLIDDDVITSSQEGLKKTEFITIGFILVVLILVFRSAVAPFVPLVAVALSYLVSQSIVAYLVKYVDFPLSTFTQIFMVAIMFGIGTDYCILLLSRFKEEIAHGKDKIEAILMTYKTAGKTVLFSGIAVLIGFTCIGLAQFQLYKSAVAVAVGVAVLIVALLTIVPFFMAVLGKVLFWPIKGDIAHPQSKMWETAGRFSFKKPLFSLLIVGIITLPPILMYKGTLSYNSLDEIGNKYESVNAFNTISDKFGPGEALPATVVVKSSDLLDNNEGLIAIEKLSRAIEQTDGVSKVRSATRPVGKGLSDLYVKSQAKELNTGLDKSNDGLKNIQDALTTMSQSIEDQTPQIKSSGKGINKLISGTESVQTGIQNVEKSLRKLQNGIEQNKKGVAAIKDEIKGAKKELMAQVAQVNQQVSLYKSISKELKAALAQVDTSTSAAENVKALIKQANTQFSTLEKQIPQVKENQSYQAIKGSYNELSATLQEGAKQADSYAKQAKEANKQLEAADAFIAKASEQQKVLTNQIDELIAGLNAVETGLDQTSKGQGQLADHMPKLANGAGDIMNGQKQMKEKIGGFGDDLTKLTDGLNKSVNGLEKISSGLMGAGDYLDELKNAPDQDMAGWFIPKDLLKNKAFKQVFDSYMSDDRKMTKIDVILEKNPYGNDALSTIKQVEASVERALPETNLKDASFGVSGVSSMNADLKQLSDQDFNKTVLYMMIGIFLILVILFRSLVMPLYLVGSLILTYFTAIGVTEFIFTHFFGFPGINWAVPFFGFVILMALGVDYSIFLMERFNEYKTKDIQFAMTESMKNMGSVIMSAAVILAGTFAAMLPSGVLSLLQIATLVLTGLLLYALVVLPLFVPVIVKLFGSANWFPFKRKE; encoded by the coding sequence ATGAGAGCAATCATAAAGGGTAGATGGCTGATCACGATCCTGTGGGTCGTATTAGCGACAGTGTTACTCATCACCGCTCCTAATATGGCGCAATTAACAAAAGAAAAAGGGCAAATTTCTGTACCAGACGGCTATCCGTCCTCATATGCCAATCAGTTATTAACGAAAATGTCTGAAAACGGCGATACAGAAAAATCAATCGTCATTGTCTTTCAAGAAAAAAACATTGTGAAAGAAAGAGAAACATCTTTAAAAAAGGCAATGGATATTTTAGAAAAAGATCAAGATCTCCATATAGAGGACATCACTTCTTACTTTGAAGCCAATAAAGATATTAAAAAACAAATGCTCTCTAAAGATCAAACGACACTCCTTGTTCCAGTTACATATGACTCAAACAAAATCAAAGCGTCCGATTTTAAAGAAAGAGTCAATGAAAAGTTGAAAAGCTTACACCTGAAATTTGAAATGACAGGGCAACCGTTAATTGATGATGATGTCATCACAAGTTCGCAGGAAGGCCTGAAGAAAACAGAGTTCATTACGATTGGGTTTATTCTCGTTGTCCTTATTCTTGTTTTTAGGTCAGCTGTGGCGCCTTTCGTTCCGTTAGTCGCAGTGGCACTGTCTTACTTGGTGAGTCAATCAATCGTGGCTTATTTAGTAAAATATGTAGACTTTCCGCTTTCGACCTTTACTCAGATCTTTATGGTTGCGATCATGTTTGGAATTGGAACGGACTACTGCATACTGCTTCTCAGCCGCTTTAAGGAAGAGATCGCACACGGTAAAGATAAAATTGAAGCGATTCTGATGACGTATAAAACAGCAGGAAAGACCGTCTTATTCAGCGGAATTGCAGTGCTGATCGGCTTTACATGTATTGGTCTGGCACAATTTCAGCTTTATAAATCAGCTGTTGCAGTAGCAGTTGGGGTTGCTGTGCTCATTGTGGCTCTTCTCACGATTGTGCCGTTCTTTATGGCAGTTTTAGGAAAGGTGTTATTTTGGCCGATTAAAGGCGATATTGCCCATCCGCAGTCAAAAATGTGGGAAACAGCAGGCCGTTTTTCATTTAAGAAACCGCTTTTCAGCTTATTAATTGTAGGAATCATTACGCTTCCGCCAATTCTGATGTATAAAGGAACGCTTTCTTATAACAGCTTAGATGAAATTGGTAATAAATACGAATCGGTCAACGCATTCAATACCATTTCTGACAAGTTTGGACCGGGTGAAGCACTCCCGGCAACAGTGGTCGTGAAATCATCTGACCTTTTAGACAACAATGAAGGGCTGATTGCCATCGAAAAACTAAGCCGTGCAATTGAACAAACAGATGGGGTCAGTAAAGTGAGAAGTGCCACCCGTCCTGTCGGTAAAGGGCTGAGTGATCTGTACGTGAAATCACAAGCCAAAGAACTGAACACAGGACTTGATAAAAGCAATGACGGCTTGAAAAACATCCAAGATGCACTGACGACAATGAGTCAATCCATTGAGGATCAAACACCACAAATCAAATCATCAGGAAAAGGTATTAACAAATTGATTTCTGGTACAGAATCTGTGCAAACAGGGATTCAAAATGTTGAAAAATCCTTAAGAAAATTGCAAAACGGCATCGAACAAAATAAAAAAGGTGTAGCAGCCATTAAAGATGAAATCAAAGGTGCAAAAAAGGAATTAATGGCTCAAGTCGCACAAGTGAATCAGCAAGTTTCGCTGTATAAAAGCATATCCAAAGAATTAAAAGCGGCATTAGCCCAAGTGGATACGTCAACTTCTGCAGCAGAGAATGTAAAAGCGTTAATCAAACAAGCAAATACACAATTTAGTACCCTTGAAAAGCAAATCCCGCAGGTAAAAGAAAATCAATCGTATCAAGCGATTAAAGGCTCATACAATGAACTTTCTGCGACCTTGCAAGAAGGGGCGAAACAGGCAGACAGCTATGCCAAACAAGCGAAAGAAGCTAATAAGCAGCTTGAAGCAGCTGATGCTTTTATCGCAAAAGCATCTGAGCAGCAAAAAGTCTTGACGAATCAAATCGATGAACTCATTGCTGGTTTAAATGCTGTTGAAACTGGGCTTGATCAAACGTCTAAAGGTCAAGGACAGTTAGCCGATCATATGCCAAAGCTTGCAAATGGAGCGGGGGACATCATGAATGGCCAAAAACAAATGAAAGAAAAGATTGGCGGCTTTGGAGACGATCTGACCAAGCTGACAGATGGCCTGAACAAAAGTGTAAATGGACTGGAGAAAATTTCGAGCGGCTTAATGGGTGCAGGTGACTACTTAGATGAATTGAAAAATGCACCAGATCAAGACATGGCCGGCTGGTTTATTCCAAAAGACCTCTTAAAAAATAAAGCATTCAAGCAAGTATTTGATTCGTACATGTCAGATGATCGCAAGATGACAAAAATTGATGTCATATTAGAAAAAAATCCATATGGAAATGATGCCTTGTCGACGATAAAACAAGTGGAAGCATCTGTCGAGCGGGCACTTCCTGAAACAAACCTAAAAGATGCGTCATTTGGCGTCTCAGGTGTATCAAGTATGAATGCTGATCTGAAACAGCTGTCAGACCAAGATTTCAATAAGACAGTTCTTTACATGATGATCGGTATTTTCCTTATTTTGGTGATTTTGTTCCGTTCGCTTGTCATGCCGCTGTATTTGGTAGGTTCACTCATATTGACTTATTTTACAGCAATCGGTGTAACAGAATTTATTTTCACCCATTTCTTCGGATTTCCAGGCATTAACTGGGCTGTACCATTCTTTGGATTTGTCATATTAATGGCGCTTGGAGTCGATTATTCCATTTTCTTAATGGAGCGGTTCAATGAATACAAAACAAAAGACATCCAGTTTGCCATGACCGAATCAATGAAAAATATGGGGTCTGTCATTATGTCTGCTGCTGTTATTTTGGCAGGAACATTTGCCGCAATGCTTCCATCAGGTGTACTGTCTCTCCTGCAGATTGCAACACTTGTCCTCACAGGACTTTTACTGTACGCACTCGTTGTGCTACCATTGTTCGTACCTGTGATAGTGAAATTGTTCGGATCAGCCAACTGGTTCCCATTTAAAAGAAAAGAATAG
- a CDS encoding SDR family oxidoreductase, whose product MSRWALITGASGGIGQAAAKKFAQEGCHLMLHYHKNEQAAVRLAAYLDEAYHIQTHVVQADLAKTGGADKLVSRLPLCPDILVLNSGKSHVGLVTDTEKDVLASMIQLHVTSPYELTQSLLPAMIQKKAGHIIAVSSIWGETGASCEVLYSMVKGAQNAFIKGLAKELAPSGIRANAVSPGAVKTDMMNSFTKEDIAMLEEEIPLGRLASPEEVADVIWFLASNQSSYITGQILSVNGGWYC is encoded by the coding sequence ATGAGTCGTTGGGCGCTGATAACGGGCGCTAGTGGCGGGATTGGGCAGGCAGCAGCCAAAAAGTTTGCTCAAGAAGGCTGCCATCTAATGCTCCATTATCATAAGAATGAACAGGCAGCTGTGCGCCTCGCCGCTTATTTGGATGAGGCATATCACATTCAGACGCACGTCGTTCAAGCAGATTTAGCTAAAACAGGCGGAGCAGATAAGCTTGTCAGCCGCCTGCCGCTCTGTCCAGATATTCTTGTTTTAAATAGCGGCAAGAGCCATGTCGGATTGGTGACAGACACAGAAAAAGATGTATTAGCCTCTATGATCCAGCTTCATGTCACAAGTCCATATGAGCTTACCCAATCCCTTTTACCTGCCATGATTCAAAAGAAAGCAGGCCATATCATTGCGGTTAGCTCGATATGGGGAGAAACAGGAGCATCGTGTGAAGTGCTGTACAGCATGGTCAAAGGTGCGCAAAATGCCTTTATAAAAGGATTAGCAAAAGAGCTTGCTCCAAGTGGAATTAGAGCAAATGCTGTCTCGCCAGGTGCTGTCAAAACAGACATGATGAATAGCTTTACGAAAGAAGACATTGCGATGCTCGAAGAAGAAATTCCGCTTGGGCGGCTTGCATCGCCTGAGGAAGTTGCAGATGTCATTTGGTTTCTCGCTTCAAATCAATCAAGTTATATCACAGGTCAAATTTTATCTGTTAACGGCGGCTGGTACTGTTAA
- a CDS encoding DUF3243 domain-containing protein: MSVLENWDHWKNFLGDRLNHAQDKGLEDETINNLAYEIGGYLANEVEAKNEQERVLADLWSVASEDEQRAIANMMVKLVENNSSH, from the coding sequence ATGTCTGTACTTGAGAACTGGGACCATTGGAAAAACTTTTTAGGTGATCGCTTAAATCATGCGCAGGATAAAGGTTTAGAAGATGAGACCATCAATAACCTTGCGTATGAAATTGGCGGGTATCTAGCTAACGAAGTTGAGGCAAAGAACGAGCAGGAAAGAGTACTTGCTGATCTTTGGAGCGTTGCATCAGAAGATGAGCAGCGTGCCATTGCAAATATGATGGTCAAGCTAGTTGAGAATAATAGCTCGCACTAA
- a CDS encoding DUF3388 domain-containing protein, with protein MAKLEWYFEYEIQVNRPGLLGDISSLMGMLSINIVTINGVDVSRRGMLLRCDHTDQIKRLESILNTMETIKVTKLRQPKLRDRLAVRHGRYIQRDADDKKTFRFERDELGLLVDFMAELFKKEGHKLIGIRGMPRVGKTESIVASSVCASKRWLFVSSTLLKQTIRSQLIADEYSPDNVFIIDGIVSTRRGSEKHLQLLREIMRLPATKVVEHPDIFIQNSEYTMDDFDYIIELRNSADEEITYEHAEEPQVFDHSGFSGFDF; from the coding sequence TTGGCAAAGCTCGAATGGTATTTTGAATATGAGATACAGGTAAACCGTCCCGGACTTTTAGGAGACATTTCTTCTCTAATGGGGATGCTTTCAATTAATATTGTGACAATCAATGGTGTTGATGTATCAAGACGCGGAATGCTTTTGCGCTGTGACCACACAGATCAAATTAAGCGACTTGAATCAATTTTAAATACAATGGAAACGATAAAAGTAACGAAATTAAGACAGCCAAAGCTTCGTGACCGCTTAGCTGTTCGTCACGGGAGATACATACAGCGTGATGCGGATGACAAAAAGACGTTCCGTTTTGAAAGAGACGAGCTCGGTCTTCTTGTTGATTTTATGGCTGAACTTTTTAAAAAAGAAGGACATAAATTGATTGGGATCCGCGGAATGCCGCGTGTCGGAAAAACAGAATCCATTGTGGCTTCAAGTGTTTGTGCAAGCAAGAGATGGCTATTTGTATCATCAACTCTTTTGAAACAGACGATCCGAAGCCAGCTGATCGCAGATGAATACAGCCCAGATAACGTCTTTATTATTGATGGGATTGTGTCGACAAGAAGAGGTTCTGAGAAGCACTTGCAGCTTTTAAGGGAAATTATGAGATTGCCGGCAACGAAGGTGGTTGAGCATCCAGACATCTTTATTCAAAATTCTGAATATACAATGGATGATTTCGACTATATCATTGAATTGCGTAATAGCGCAGACGAAGAGATTACATATGAACACGCTGAAGAACCACAAGTGTTTGATCATTCTGGTTTTTCTGGCTTCGATTTTTAA
- a CDS encoding DUF4115 domain-containing protein: MSLEDLQTVTKIQKRYLLAIEQGNYDIIPGKFYVRAFIKQYAEAVGLNPEQLFEEFRKDVPSTYNDEVSDKLSNIKPQRELPKPATKVLELLPTMLIIGGVIVVIAIIYVIVQAVNHDSGQKNNQAIPQQSESKYEVSEDSSLAKDQKKKEKASSDDKEKSSKKDDSSKDDETVSLKATNTEGSTTTYEVSGADKMKLTISASQVSWLRVRDESGNVLKMGELKDGESFKTDLSDLSQVDIRLGNASGIVIKVNDETLKYELDPKNTMTQNIVIVNKGKEKSS, from the coding sequence ATGTCGCTGGAGGATCTTCAGACGGTTACCAAGATCCAAAAGCGCTATTTGCTAGCAATCGAACAAGGAAACTATGATATTATTCCAGGTAAATTTTACGTCAGAGCGTTTATTAAACAATATGCCGAAGCCGTTGGACTGAATCCTGAACAATTGTTCGAAGAATTTCGTAAAGATGTTCCAAGCACGTATAACGATGAAGTATCTGATAAATTATCCAATATTAAGCCGCAAAGAGAGCTGCCAAAGCCTGCCACAAAAGTGCTTGAACTATTGCCGACAATGTTAATTATTGGAGGCGTCATTGTGGTCATCGCCATCATTTATGTGATCGTGCAGGCGGTCAATCATGATAGCGGACAGAAAAATAATCAGGCGATCCCTCAGCAATCAGAATCTAAATATGAAGTATCTGAGGATTCATCTCTTGCAAAAGATCAAAAGAAAAAAGAAAAAGCTTCGTCAGATGATAAAGAAAAATCATCTAAAAAAGACGATTCATCAAAAGACGATGAAACTGTATCTTTAAAGGCGACGAATACAGAAGGCTCGACGACAACGTATGAAGTATCAGGTGCTGACAAAATGAAGTTAACCATTTCTGCTTCGCAAGTGTCATGGCTACGCGTAAGAGACGAATCTGGAAACGTGCTGAAGATGGGGGAACTAAAAGATGGCGAATCGTTTAAAACAGACCTGTCTGATCTTTCTCAGGTCGATATCCGTCTAGGCAATGCGTCTGGAATTGTTATCAAAGTAAATGACGAGACACTTAAGTACGAATTAGACCCTAAGAACACCATGACACAAAACATTGTGATTGTGAATAAAGGAAAGGAAAAGTCATCTTAA
- the pgsA gene encoding CDP-diacylglycerol--glycerol-3-phosphate 3-phosphatidyltransferase, protein MFNLPNKITLSRIALIPVFMIIMLAPLDWGVARFGDVSIEVTHLVGGILFIVASTTDWIDGYYARKLNLVTNFGKFLDPLADKLLVSAALIILVQYNLTPAWMAIVIISREFAVTGLRLVLAGGGEVVAANMLGKVKTWAQIIAISALLLHNLPFELVSFPFGDLAMWVAVFFTVVSGWDYFAKNWEALKNSN, encoded by the coding sequence ATGTTTAACTTACCAAATAAAATAACCCTTTCTAGGATCGCCTTGATCCCTGTTTTTATGATCATTATGCTTGCACCATTAGATTGGGGTGTTGCGCGCTTTGGCGACGTCAGCATTGAAGTGACGCACCTCGTTGGAGGAATCCTCTTTATTGTCGCTTCAACAACTGACTGGATTGATGGATACTACGCACGTAAACTTAATTTGGTGACAAACTTTGGTAAATTTTTAGATCCGCTTGCAGATAAATTGCTTGTTTCAGCTGCTTTAATTATACTTGTTCAATACAACCTCACACCGGCATGGATGGCGATTGTGATCATTAGTCGTGAATTTGCTGTAACAGGTTTAAGGCTTGTATTAGCCGGAGGCGGTGAAGTGGTGGCAGCGAATATGCTTGGAAAAGTGAAGACATGGGCGCAGATCATTGCGATTTCAGCACTTTTACTGCATAACCTGCCATTTGAACTTGTGTCATTCCCGTTTGGTGATCTAGCAATGTGGGTAGCGGTGTTCTTCACTGTTGTCTCAGGCTGGGATTACTTTGCAAAAAACTGGGAAGCTTTAAAGAATTCTAACTAA
- a CDS encoding competence/damage-inducible protein A, producing MKSERKAEIIAVGSELLLGQITNTNAQFISKQLAEMGVNVYYHTAVGDNPERLKQAIQVAQKRSNFIIFSGGLGPTKDDLTKETIASTLGKELVLNEEAFESIQDYFLKTGRVMSPNNRKQALVLEGSDVLVNRFGMAPGMFVQKDDTFYLLLPGPPSELHPMFENEAKPLISEKLGLKEKIVSVVLRFFGIGESQLETDLEDLIDAQTNPTIAPLASDGEVTLRLTAKHEDEKETERLLKETEAQILARVGEYFYGYGDTSLVREASKALHEHGKTVAAAESLTGGMFSEWLTDLEGASSILNGSVVCYTNQVKQQVLGCREETLSSHGAVSKECALELAEGVRKLTGSDIGISFTGVAGPDTQEGQPVGKVFIGLSAKDQTDVFEWMFTGSRSGIRKRAVKYGLHHLLNLLKES from the coding sequence TTGAAGTCAGAGAGAAAAGCAGAAATTATTGCAGTCGGTTCCGAACTATTGCTAGGGCAAATTACGAATACGAATGCACAATTCATCAGCAAACAACTAGCTGAAATGGGTGTGAATGTTTATTACCACACAGCAGTTGGTGACAATCCAGAGCGTTTAAAACAGGCCATTCAGGTGGCGCAAAAAAGATCTAATTTTATTATCTTCTCAGGTGGTCTAGGACCAACCAAAGATGACTTAACAAAAGAAACGATTGCGAGCACGCTTGGTAAAGAACTTGTACTAAATGAAGAAGCATTTGAATCGATTCAAGACTACTTTCTAAAGACTGGCCGCGTTATGTCACCGAACAACCGTAAGCAGGCACTCGTTCTAGAAGGATCTGATGTGCTCGTGAACCGTTTCGGGATGGCCCCAGGCATGTTTGTTCAAAAAGACGATACGTTTTATCTGCTTCTTCCTGGACCGCCAAGTGAATTGCACCCGATGTTTGAAAACGAGGCAAAGCCGCTGATTTCTGAGAAGCTTGGCTTAAAGGAAAAAATCGTGTCTGTTGTTCTGCGCTTCTTCGGAATCGGTGAGTCGCAGCTTGAAACAGACCTAGAAGATTTAATTGATGCTCAAACCAACCCGACGATTGCACCACTTGCATCTGATGGTGAAGTGACGTTAAGGCTAACTGCTAAGCATGAAGATGAAAAAGAAACAGAGCGGCTGTTAAAAGAAACAGAAGCGCAAATTTTAGCGCGGGTAGGTGAGTATTTCTACGGATATGGGGATACATCACTTGTCCGCGAAGCGTCCAAAGCCTTGCATGAGCACGGAAAAACAGTAGCAGCAGCAGAAAGCCTGACTGGCGGAATGTTCTCCGAATGGCTGACAGATCTGGAAGGGGCATCCTCCATTTTGAACGGAAGTGTGGTTTGTTATACAAACCAAGTAAAACAGCAGGTACTTGGCTGCCGGGAAGAAACATTGTCTTCCCACGGGGCTGTCAGCAAAGAGTGTGCTTTAGAGCTTGCTGAAGGTGTGAGAAAGCTGACCGGAAGTGATATTGGCATTAGCTTTACGGGTGTAGCAGGCCCTGATACCCAAGAGGGTCAACCTGTTGGAAAAGTGTTCATTGGACTATCGGCAAAAGACCAGACGGATGTGTTTGAATGGATGTTTACAGGCAGCCGGTCGGGTATTCGAAAGCGCGCTGTGAAATATGGTCTGCATCACTTACTCAACTTATTAAAAGAGAGTTAA
- the recA gene encoding recombinase RecA, with product MSDRQAALDMALKQIEKQFGKGSIMKLGEQTDTHISTVPSGSLALDTALGIGGYPRGRIIEVYGPESSGKTTVALHAIAEVQQQGGQAAFIDAEHALDPVYAQKLGVNIDELLLSQPDTGEQALEIAEALVRSGAVDIVVIDSVAALVPKAEIEGDMGDSHVGLQARLMSQALRKLSGAINKSKTIAIFINQIREKVGVMFGNPETTPGGRALKFYSSVRLEVRRAEQLKQGNDIMGNKTRIKVVKNKVAPPFRIAEVDIMYGEGISKEGEIIDLGSELDIVQKSGAWYSYQEERLGQGRENAKQFLKENKDILLMIQEQIREHYGLDTNGVKAVEEEGQEELEFND from the coding sequence ATGAGTGATCGTCAAGCAGCCTTAGATATGGCTCTTAAACAAATAGAAAAACAGTTTGGTAAAGGCTCTATTATGAAACTAGGAGAGCAAACAGATACACATATTTCAACAGTACCTAGTGGTTCGTTAGCACTTGATACTGCGCTTGGAATAGGCGGATATCCCCGCGGCCGTATTATTGAAGTATATGGTCCAGAGAGTTCTGGTAAAACGACAGTAGCCCTTCATGCCATTGCTGAAGTTCAGCAGCAGGGAGGACAAGCTGCATTTATTGATGCAGAGCATGCACTCGATCCAGTTTACGCTCAAAAACTAGGGGTCAACATTGATGAACTGTTACTTTCACAGCCGGATACCGGAGAGCAAGCACTTGAAATTGCAGAAGCTCTTGTCCGAAGCGGGGCAGTTGATATTGTTGTTATTGACTCTGTAGCTGCTCTTGTACCAAAAGCAGAAATTGAAGGAGACATGGGTGATTCACACGTTGGTCTTCAAGCACGTTTGATGTCCCAAGCACTTCGTAAACTATCAGGTGCCATCAACAAATCAAAAACAATTGCCATTTTTATTAACCAAATTCGTGAAAAAGTTGGGGTCATGTTCGGTAACCCTGAAACAACCCCTGGTGGACGTGCGCTGAAGTTCTACTCGTCTGTTCGTTTAGAAGTGCGCCGTGCTGAACAGCTGAAACAAGGCAATGATATTATGGGGAATAAAACGAGAATTAAGGTGGTCAAAAACAAAGTAGCACCGCCATTCCGTATTGCGGAAGTAGACATTATGTATGGTGAAGGGATTTCAAAAGAGGGAGAAATCATCGACCTTGGAAGCGAACTAGATATCGTACAAAAGAGCGGTGCTTGGTATTCTTACCAAGAGGAACGTCTTGGGCAAGGCCGTGAAAATGCGAAACAGTTCCTAAAAGAAAATAAAGATATCCTTCTCATGATTCAAGAACAAATTAGAGAACACTACGGTTTGGATACAAACGGAGTGAAAGCAGTTGAAGAAGAAGGACAAGAAGAATTGGAGTTTAATGACTAA
- the rny gene encoding ribonuclease Y, whose product MSPTIFTIISILLSLICLVVGYFVRKTIAEAKISGARNMAEQIVEDAKRDAEALKKEALLEAKDEIHSFRVEAEQEVRERRNELQRQENRLLQKEENLDRKDESLDKRESLLEKRDHSLNERQQHIEEMESKVDDMIRLQKAELERISSLTRDEAKQIILDQVENELSHDIAVMTKESENRAKEEADKKAKNILSLALQRCAADHVAETTVSVVNLPNDEMKGRIIGREGRNIRTLETLTGIDLIIDDTPEAVILSGFDPIRRETARIALDKLVQDGRIHPARIEEMVEKSRREVDDYIREMGEQTTFEVGVHGLHPDLIKILGRLKFRTSYGQNVLKHSIEVAHLAGLMASELGEDAKLAKRAGLLHDIGKAIDHEVEGSHVEIGVELATKYKEHPVVINSIASHHGDQEPTSIIAVLVAAADALSAARPGARSETLENYIRRLEKLEDISESYEGVEKSFAIQAGREVRIMVKPDSINDLEAHRLARDIRKRIEDELDYPGHIKVTVIRETRAVEYAK is encoded by the coding sequence ATGTCGCCTACGATATTTACGATCATCTCCATTTTGCTGAGCCTAATCTGTTTAGTTGTTGGCTACTTTGTTCGTAAAACCATTGCAGAAGCAAAAATATCCGGCGCAAGAAACATGGCCGAACAAATTGTTGAGGATGCAAAGCGTGATGCGGAAGCATTGAAGAAAGAAGCCCTCTTGGAAGCGAAAGATGAAATTCATTCGTTTCGTGTAGAGGCGGAGCAAGAAGTTCGTGAAAGACGAAATGAGCTTCAAAGACAAGAAAACCGTTTACTTCAAAAAGAGGAAAATCTTGATCGCAAAGACGAATCTTTAGATAAACGGGAGTCCCTGTTGGAGAAGAGAGATCATTCTCTGAATGAACGACAACAACATATTGAAGAGATGGAAAGCAAAGTGGATGATATGATTCGTTTGCAGAAAGCCGAGTTGGAACGCATTTCAAGTCTAACTCGAGATGAAGCGAAACAAATCATTCTGGATCAAGTTGAAAATGAGCTTTCCCACGACATTGCAGTCATGACGAAAGAATCTGAAAACCGAGCGAAAGAAGAGGCTGACAAAAAGGCGAAAAACATTCTTTCACTTGCGTTACAGCGTTGTGCAGCTGATCATGTGGCTGAAACAACGGTATCTGTAGTCAATCTTCCAAATGATGAAATGAAAGGTCGTATTATCGGACGTGAAGGACGAAATATCCGTACGTTAGAAACGTTAACAGGTATTGACTTGATCATAGATGATACACCTGAAGCTGTCATACTATCGGGCTTTGATCCGATTAGACGTGAAACAGCGAGGATAGCTCTGGACAAGCTAGTCCAGGATGGCCGCATTCATCCTGCACGAATTGAAGAAATGGTGGAAAAATCACGCCGTGAAGTCGATGATTATATCCGCGAGATGGGTGAGCAAACGACATTCGAAGTCGGAGTTCACGGTCTGCATCCGGATCTTATCAAAATTCTCGGCCGCTTAAAATTCCGTACAAGTTATGGACAAAATGTCCTGAAGCATTCAATTGAGGTTGCACATCTTGCAGGTCTCATGGCTTCAGAGCTTGGAGAAGATGCGAAGCTTGCAAAACGAGCAGGTCTTCTGCATGACATTGGAAAAGCCATTGATCATGAAGTAGAAGGAAGCCACGTAGAAATTGGCGTTGAGCTTGCGACGAAATATAAAGAGCATCCTGTTGTTATCAACAGTATTGCCTCTCACCACGGTGATCAAGAACCGACATCTATTATTGCTGTTCTTGTTGCGGCAGCTGATGCATTATCTGCAGCACGCCCTGGTGCAAGAAGTGAGACGCTTGAAAATTACATTCGGAGACTTGAGAAATTAGAAGATATCTCTGAATCTTATGAAGGTGTTGAAAAATCGTTTGCGATACAGGCTGGACGTGAAGTACGTATTATGGTGAAGCCAGATTCAATTAATGATCTTGAAGCTCACCGTCTAGCAAGGGATATTCGTAAGCGAATTGAGGACGAGCTCGATTACCCTGGTCACATTAAAGTGACGGTCATTCGAGAAACTCGCGCAGTAGAGTATGCAAAATAG